A region from the Trueperaceae bacterium genome encodes:
- a CDS encoding extracellular solute-binding protein: protein MFTRTARKLSLALLTLLLVGGAALAQTEIVYWTHEDPNRTALEERLIAQFQVDHPDIKVTRVTNPSDQIAQLNLAAFAANRGPDVFNMEIFNEYPYIVNARVAPIDPAAAGYVDAQAIYDAYLPGTLDPVSYEGQLYGLPLEVTNWAIYLNMNVFRSAGLDPLTDYPKTWEEMMAVAEKLTVRDGDIITRRGFDFRYPYYLNFMVPMAEQLGGKLVSDDGKSAIVNDEAWLRVLEYFKEWGPTGKNLGSPTYTAARKIFNFNNDDIGMMESGQYQAERIVHDNPTFLPGDGWMVIPFPQWADAVERVAEPYYGHYWMVNAQSSKEKQRAAWTLLGYFAQHAADFFEEVAVLQPTHELIGSPLFKDAPYSAVFMDDLANAHVIYYAEDAPRVQQVLKDAVEAVMLQGKEPADVLKTMREGVERAMRGEY, encoded by the coding sequence ATGTTCACCCGCACGGCAAGGAAGCTCTCCCTCGCCCTCCTCACGCTGCTGCTCGTCGGCGGCGCCGCGCTCGCCCAGACCGAGATCGTCTACTGGACCCACGAGGACCCCAACCGCACGGCCCTCGAGGAGCGGCTGATCGCCCAGTTCCAGGTCGACCATCCCGACATCAAGGTCACGCGCGTCACGAACCCGTCCGATCAGATCGCCCAGCTCAACCTGGCCGCCTTCGCCGCCAACCGCGGTCCCGACGTCTTCAACATGGAGATCTTCAACGAGTACCCGTACATCGTGAACGCGCGCGTGGCGCCCATCGACCCCGCCGCCGCCGGCTACGTCGACGCGCAGGCCATCTACGACGCCTACCTCCCCGGCACGCTCGACCCGGTCTCGTACGAAGGCCAGCTGTACGGTCTGCCGCTCGAGGTCACGAACTGGGCCATCTACCTGAACATGAACGTCTTCAGGAGCGCCGGCCTCGATCCCCTCACGGACTACCCGAAGACGTGGGAGGAGATGATGGCGGTGGCCGAGAAGCTCACCGTCCGCGACGGCGACATCATCACGCGCCGCGGCTTCGACTTCCGCTACCCCTACTACCTGAACTTCATGGTGCCCATGGCCGAACAGCTCGGCGGCAAGCTCGTGAGCGACGACGGCAAGAGCGCCATCGTCAACGACGAGGCGTGGCTGCGCGTGCTCGAGTACTTCAAGGAGTGGGGCCCGACGGGCAAGAACCTCGGCTCGCCCACCTACACCGCCGCCCGCAAGATCTTCAACTTCAACAACGACGACATCGGCATGATGGAGTCGGGCCAGTACCAGGCCGAACGCATCGTCCACGACAACCCCACCTTCCTCCCCGGCGACGGCTGGATGGTCATCCCCTTCCCGCAGTGGGCGGACGCCGTGGAGCGCGTCGCCGAGCCCTACTACGGCCACTACTGGATGGTCAACGCCCAGTCCTCCAAGGAGAAGCAACGGGCGGCCTGGACGCTCCTCGGCTACTTCGCGCAGCACGCCGCCGACTTCTTCGAGGAGGTCGCCGTCCTCCAGCCCACCCACGAGCTGATCGGCTCGCCCCTCTTCAAGGACGCGCCCTACTCGGCCGTGTTCATGGACGACCTCGCCAACGCCCACGTCATCTACTACGCCGAGGACGCGCCCCGCGTACAGCAGGTCCTCAAGGACGCCGTCGAGGCCGTGATGCTCCAGGGCAAGGAGCCCGCCGACGTGCTCAAGACCATGCGCGAGGGCGTCGAGCGCGCCATGCGCGGCGAGTACTGA
- a CDS encoding neutral zinc metallopeptidase produces the protein MKWEDAGRSKNLEDRRGRAGPGRTAIPLGIGGVLVVLALSLLTGTDLFSLLGVGPTAATGTQAPMDQSQLQAEEPQVRFVSFVLDDVQAYWQEAFTASDLGYRDAKLVLYRDAVQSACGVAPASTGPFYCPGDLTVYLDLSFFDELSRRLGAPGDFAEAYVIAHELGHHVQNLLGALGGAQARGGSVATELQADCYAGVWAASAERRGIMEPGDLQEGLTAAASVGDDTLAKRAGRIPNQETFTHGSSAQRTQWFGTGYRTGDPSACATR, from the coding sequence GTGAAGTGGGAAGACGCCGGACGCAGCAAGAACCTCGAAGACAGGCGCGGTCGGGCCGGGCCCGGCCGGACCGCCATACCCCTCGGCATCGGGGGCGTGCTCGTGGTCCTGGCGCTGAGCCTCCTCACCGGCACCGACCTCTTCTCGCTGCTGGGGGTAGGCCCCACCGCCGCCACCGGCACGCAGGCGCCAATGGACCAGTCGCAGCTCCAGGCCGAGGAGCCGCAGGTGCGGTTCGTGTCGTTCGTCCTCGACGACGTGCAGGCCTACTGGCAGGAGGCGTTCACGGCCAGCGACCTCGGCTACCGCGACGCCAAGCTCGTGCTCTACCGCGACGCCGTGCAGTCGGCCTGCGGCGTGGCGCCCGCCAGCACCGGTCCGTTCTACTGCCCGGGCGACCTCACCGTCTACCTCGACCTGTCCTTCTTCGACGAGTTGAGTAGGCGGCTGGGAGCGCCGGGCGACTTCGCCGAGGCGTACGTCATCGCCCACGAGCTCGGGCACCACGTCCAGAACCTCCTCGGCGCGCTCGGCGGCGCGCAGGCCCGGGGCGGGTCCGTCGCCACCGAGCTGCAGGCCGACTGCTACGCCGGGGTGTGGGCCGCCTCCGCCGAGCGCCGCGGCATCATGGAGCCGGGCGACCTGCAGGAGGGGCTCACCGCCGCCGCGTCCGTCGGCGACGACACCCTCGCCAAGCGCGCCGGCCGCATCCCCAACCAGGAGACGTTCACGCACGGCAGCTCGGCCCAGCGCACCCAGTGGTTCGGCACCGGCTACCGCACCGGCGACCCGAGCGCCTGCGCCACGCGGTGA
- a CDS encoding tyrosine-protein phosphatase — MSSTPSPTHDARFVPLNGTLNTRDLGGLPVAGHGLTRSGVFYRSDIPMALNGADLERLRSLGLTTVIDLRQPQELERDPNSLAGTNGIDYQNVEIWGHIDAADDRPTDPYDITAFYLRALDHAGPAFVRVLSLLAAAPGAALFHCTAGKDRTGLVAALLLESVGVDRATIVDDFALTHDRIGPLRERLLNDAEQNGVKREDFVRLLGATPELIGPALDHLDERFGGAVAYLKANGLAAEALGTLRRKLLG, encoded by the coding sequence ATGAGCAGCACCCCCTCCCCCACTCACGACGCGCGCTTCGTGCCGCTGAACGGCACGCTGAACACCCGCGACCTCGGCGGCCTGCCAGTGGCGGGCCACGGCCTCACCCGCTCGGGCGTCTTCTACCGTTCCGACATCCCCATGGCGCTGAACGGAGCCGACCTGGAGCGGCTGCGGTCGCTCGGTCTCACCACGGTGATCGACCTGCGCCAGCCGCAGGAGCTGGAGCGCGACCCCAACAGCCTCGCGGGCACGAACGGCATCGATTACCAGAACGTCGAGATCTGGGGCCACATCGACGCGGCGGACGACCGCCCGACGGACCCCTACGACATCACGGCCTTCTACCTGCGCGCGCTCGATCACGCCGGTCCCGCCTTCGTGCGGGTCCTGTCGTTGCTGGCGGCCGCGCCGGGCGCCGCGCTGTTCCACTGCACCGCCGGCAAGGACCGGACGGGGCTGGTGGCGGCGCTGCTGCTCGAGAGCGTCGGCGTCGACCGGGCGACGATCGTCGACGACTTCGCGCTCACCCACGACCGCATCGGTCCGCTGCGGGAGCGGCTCCTCAACGACGCCGAGCAGAACGGCGTGAAGCGCGAGGACTTCGTGCGGCTGCTGGGCGCCACGCCGGAGCTGATCGGCCCGGCGCTCGACCACCTCGACGAGCGGTTCGGCGGCGCGGTGGCGTACCTGAAGGCGAACGGCTTGGCGGCCGAGGCGCTGGGGACGTTGCGGCGGAAGCTGCTGGGCTAG
- a CDS encoding TetR/AcrR family transcriptional regulator — translation MARPKEFDHQTAVLKAAALFGRQGFEATSVRDLLDELGLSASSFYAAFGGKEQLFMAALAANAEAERDQLRLALVGRGSFRDKYAALLATLVDELATTGASSSLTLRAAVELAGAKPDVLRYLSHYLTGLIGMVEGLIWAAADRGDLAPRFGPEQLARYLLFGTFNLGFVAKVDNRREVLEGHAAILLGALDDSPDPTPAA, via the coding sequence ATGGCGAGGCCCAAGGAGTTCGACCACCAGACGGCCGTGTTGAAGGCGGCGGCGCTGTTCGGGCGGCAGGGGTTCGAGGCCACGTCGGTCCGCGACCTCCTCGACGAGCTCGGGCTGAGCGCCAGCTCTTTCTACGCCGCCTTCGGCGGCAAGGAGCAGCTGTTCATGGCGGCACTCGCCGCCAACGCCGAGGCCGAACGCGACCAGCTGCGCCTCGCCCTCGTCGGGCGCGGATCGTTCCGCGACAAGTACGCGGCCCTCCTCGCCACCCTCGTCGACGAGCTGGCGACCACCGGCGCGAGCAGCTCACTGACGCTGCGCGCCGCCGTCGAGCTGGCCGGCGCCAAACCCGACGTCCTCCGCTACCTCTCCCACTACCTCACGGGGCTCATCGGCATGGTCGAGGGGCTGATCTGGGCCGCCGCCGACCGCGGCGACCTCGCCCCGCGCTTCGGCCCGGAGCAGCTCGCCCGCTACCTCCTCTTCGGCACCTTCAACCTCGGCTTCGTCGCCAAGGTCGACAACCGCCGCGAGGTGCTGGAGGGCCACGCGGCCATACTGCTCGGCGCCCTCGACGACTCACCCGACCCCACCCCAGCCGCCTAG
- a CDS encoding MMPL family transporter: MTPTGRRRDWATVVAFALVSVGLGLGALRLQLDASVTAMLPDKSEVSALQTEISDVFGAKVVMVALVEGDIYTPEAVATLRRLTTDLAKVEGVSSVTSAANAQRMVDDDGFLLVEDLLPATPDAKDLATARAYLETSPLYRGGLLVAEDGRAANVVLEVSGDVDSAALSQDIRAVLERDWQGAGMGAVHLVGGPLINGEMQMTLAREMPLLGGVAAALILVMLFLNFRTVRGAILPLMTVLVGLLWALGVMGWLGAKLNMLSVIAPVAILAVGSSFSLHLLGRFFQELAHGKAKPEAIRTARRETGLGVLISGLAISAALTTFTLSGMPTVRTLGLLTAGGVLATLVAALLLLPAVLGLMKPPRRVVDPEQPGAIAGFLEAVARFTDRRRHAILATSALLLVLAVVGATRIVPNTAVIDYFNVDSPLRKDYAVVEEAFGGSSEVQVMVEGDMTDPATLQAMLAFQEGVAAIDGVGPTTSIVTVLRAIHSTLTGEDGLPTTREEIAQELLLYQLSGDPKQVSKYLTLDSRAALVDVATKSESTSVMRGMMDEIEAVGADTLGRHATLGYAGATMVQLAIEDALLHDFVISLSLAILLVLIIDSFVRSVRAAIVTILALLLTIALQYGLLGLLGIPLDLATMLLGALAIGVGDYAIHLTVRYMEERRAGRAPERAMSQALHSSGRSILFTALTLGAGFLAMVFSQFVPVRTLGSLMAFTVLSVGTASLTLLPAACLVFLRNPRGSAPAKAATNRA; encoded by the coding sequence ATGACCCCCACCGGACGGCGCCGCGATTGGGCCACGGTCGTCGCCTTCGCGCTCGTGTCCGTCGGCCTCGGCCTGGGCGCGTTGCGCCTTCAGCTCGACGCCTCCGTGACCGCCATGCTGCCAGACAAGAGCGAGGTCTCGGCGTTGCAGACGGAGATCTCGGACGTCTTCGGCGCCAAGGTCGTCATGGTCGCGCTCGTCGAGGGCGACATCTACACGCCCGAGGCCGTGGCCACCCTCCGGCGGCTGACGACCGACCTCGCCAAGGTGGAAGGCGTCAGCAGCGTGACGAGCGCCGCCAACGCCCAACGCATGGTCGACGACGACGGCTTCCTCCTCGTCGAGGATCTCCTGCCGGCCACCCCGGACGCCAAAGACCTAGCCACGGCGCGCGCCTACCTGGAGACGTCGCCCCTCTACCGCGGCGGCCTGCTGGTGGCCGAGGACGGGCGGGCCGCGAACGTCGTGCTCGAGGTGTCGGGCGACGTCGACTCCGCCGCCCTCAGCCAGGACATCCGCGCCGTGCTCGAGCGCGACTGGCAGGGCGCCGGCATGGGCGCCGTCCACCTGGTCGGCGGCCCGCTCATCAACGGCGAGATGCAGATGACCCTCGCCCGCGAGATGCCCCTGCTGGGCGGCGTGGCCGCGGCCCTGATCCTCGTCATGCTCTTCCTCAACTTCCGCACCGTGCGCGGCGCGATCCTGCCCCTCATGACGGTGCTGGTCGGGCTCCTCTGGGCGCTCGGCGTCATGGGCTGGCTCGGCGCCAAGCTGAACATGCTCAGCGTCATCGCCCCCGTCGCCATCCTCGCCGTCGGCAGCTCCTTCTCTCTCCACCTGCTCGGCCGCTTCTTCCAGGAGCTGGCGCACGGCAAGGCCAAGCCGGAGGCCATCCGCACGGCGCGCAGGGAGACGGGCCTCGGGGTGCTGATCTCAGGCCTCGCCATCTCCGCCGCCCTCACCACCTTCACGCTCTCGGGCATGCCCACCGTCCGCACCCTGGGCCTACTCACCGCCGGTGGGGTGCTCGCCACCCTCGTGGCCGCCCTACTGCTCCTCCCCGCCGTCCTAGGCCTCATGAAGCCGCCGCGGCGCGTCGTCGACCCCGAGCAGCCGGGCGCCATCGCCGGTTTCCTCGAGGCCGTCGCCCGCTTCACCGACCGGCGCCGCCACGCCATCCTCGCGACCTCGGCCCTCCTGCTCGTCCTCGCCGTCGTCGGCGCCACCCGCATCGTGCCCAACACCGCCGTCATCGACTACTTCAACGTCGACTCACCCCTGCGCAAGGACTACGCGGTGGTGGAGGAGGCGTTCGGCGGCTCCAGCGAAGTGCAGGTGATGGTGGAGGGCGACATGACCGACCCGGCCACGCTGCAGGCCATGCTGGCGTTCCAGGAGGGCGTGGCCGCCATCGACGGCGTTGGGCCCACCACCTCCATCGTCACCGTGCTGCGCGCCATCCACTCCACCCTGACGGGAGAGGACGGGCTCCCGACCACGCGCGAGGAGATCGCCCAGGAGCTCCTCCTCTACCAGCTCTCCGGCGACCCGAAGCAGGTGAGCAAGTACCTCACCCTCGACTCGCGCGCGGCCCTCGTCGACGTGGCCACCAAGTCCGAATCGACCTCGGTCATGCGCGGCATGATGGACGAGATCGAGGCCGTCGGCGCCGACACGCTGGGCCGGCACGCGACCCTCGGCTACGCGGGCGCCACGATGGTCCAGCTCGCCATCGAGGACGCCCTGCTTCACGACTTCGTGATAAGCCTGTCGCTCGCCATCCTGCTCGTCCTGATCATCGACTCGTTCGTGCGCTCCGTGCGGGCCGCCATCGTCACCATCCTCGCGCTGCTCCTGACCATCGCCCTGCAGTACGGCCTGCTCGGCCTGCTCGGCATCCCGCTCGACCTCGCCACCATGCTCCTCGGCGCGCTCGCCATCGGCGTCGGCGACTACGCCATCCACCTCACCGTGAGGTACATGGAGGAGCGGCGCGCCGGCCGCGCGCCCGAGCGGGCGATGAGCCAGGCGCTGCACTCCTCCGGCCGCTCCATCCTCTTCACCGCGCTCACGCTCGGCGCCGGCTTCCTCGCCATGGTGTTCAGCCAGTTCGTGCCCGTGCGCACCCTCGGCTCACTCATGGCCTTCACCGTCCTGTCGGTCGGCACCGCGTCCCTCACGCTCCTGCCGGCAGCCTGCCTCGTGTTCCTGCGCAACCCCCGCGGTTCGGCGCCCGCCAAGGCCGCCACCAACCGCGCCTGA
- a CDS encoding outer membrane lipoprotein-sorting protein has protein sequence MIKTARHTGALLAALATLALLATATAQRYATAQEVVDAMKAQPAPTTTIATLSMTITSAAGHSLSRTMQIWTADDGKAQLIKFLEPADVRGSGFLNVEKASGETETLIYLPALGRVRRVAGGQKQDSFFGSDFSYEEISSLSGDFGDDFETALLEVLPGPVYVLEGKALPGAESSYDRIVYQVPESTLVPRRVEFYTAGALVKVLTIEATEEVGGYTLPSVIRMETVAAGSATTITQSGYQVDEEIPADVFTERFLQR, from the coding sequence ATGATCAAGACCGCCCGCCACACCGGAGCGCTTCTCGCCGCCCTCGCCACCCTGGCCCTGCTGGCCACGGCCACGGCCCAGCGCTACGCCACCGCCCAAGAGGTCGTCGACGCCATGAAGGCGCAGCCGGCGCCGACCACCACCATCGCCACGCTGAGCATGACCATCACCTCCGCCGCCGGGCACTCCCTCTCGCGCACCATGCAGATCTGGACGGCCGACGACGGCAAGGCGCAACTCATCAAGTTCCTGGAGCCCGCCGACGTGCGCGGCTCCGGCTTCCTCAACGTAGAGAAGGCGTCCGGCGAGACCGAGACCCTCATCTACCTGCCGGCGCTTGGCCGCGTGCGGCGCGTGGCCGGCGGCCAGAAGCAGGACTCGTTCTTCGGCTCCGACTTCTCCTACGAGGAGATCTCGAGCCTGAGCGGCGACTTCGGCGACGACTTCGAGACCGCCCTCCTGGAGGTCCTCCCCGGCCCCGTCTACGTCCTGGAGGGCAAGGCCCTACCCGGCGCCGAGAGCAGCTACGACCGCATCGTCTACCAGGTGCCCGAGAGCACGCTCGTGCCGCGGCGCGTGGAGTTCTACACGGCGGGCGCGCTCGTGAAGGTGCTCACCATCGAGGCCACCGAGGAGGTCGGCGGCTACACGCTACCGAGCGTCATCCGCATGGAGACGGTGGCGGCGGGCTCCGCCACCACCATCACCCAGTCGGGGTACCAGGTCGACGAGGAGATCCCCGCCGACGTCTTCACCGAGCGGTTCCTGCAGCGTTGA
- a CDS encoding ABC transporter substrate-binding protein: MATFAVALGIAVVTAFGAAQSARQSTLVIGGDWGDLLTIDPGVSYEFSGTIVIDNIYERLVKFDGADLSQVVPGLAESWEIAPRDGGGTSITFHLREANFSTGRPVKASDVVFSFDRAILRDGPSAFLFTDVAGMEVGSTVAVDDRTVRLDLPAGVNPSIVLNLLTFNIGGVMDQAAVEPNFEDGDYGQNWLNDHSAGSGPYMLERWDRSAQVVLVANPEYRAPGPITRVIMRYMQESNAQRTALESGEIDIAWDFTPEAFKAAASNPDLKTYNTDTFQMTYLGMNSGEGAKFADNRVRDAVRYAVDQQAIIDALLLGGARRMQTIVPAGLLGADTHIYYERDVEKAKALLAEAGATGLTVEFLVSTGACGGGIPCADLAAKIQSDLAEAGITANIKATVDSELYTIYRAQKAELVLAAWSPDYPDPDGNATPLSSYAAKSIAWRNVWDNAEAAALAAEAATTIDVAKRTELYAQLTRLVATEGPYEMLYQPFKPIVTSAKVEGFERSAGGDVEFDRISKLP, encoded by the coding sequence ATGGCAACCTTTGCGGTCGCGCTCGGCATCGCCGTCGTTACCGCGTTCGGAGCCGCCCAGTCGGCGCGGCAGTCCACGTTGGTGATCGGCGGCGACTGGGGCGACCTGCTCACCATCGACCCCGGCGTCAGCTACGAGTTCTCGGGCACCATCGTCATCGACAACATCTACGAGCGCCTCGTCAAGTTCGACGGCGCCGACCTCTCCCAGGTCGTGCCCGGCCTGGCCGAGTCGTGGGAGATCGCGCCGCGCGACGGTGGCGGCACCAGCATCACCTTCCACCTGCGCGAGGCGAACTTCTCGACCGGCCGGCCCGTCAAGGCCTCCGACGTCGTGTTCAGCTTCGACCGCGCCATATTGCGCGACGGGCCGTCGGCGTTCCTGTTCACCGACGTGGCGGGCATGGAGGTCGGCTCCACCGTGGCGGTCGACGACCGCACGGTGCGCCTCGATCTGCCCGCGGGCGTCAACCCCAGCATCGTCTTGAACCTGCTCACGTTCAACATCGGCGGGGTCATGGACCAGGCGGCGGTGGAACCGAACTTCGAGGACGGCGACTACGGGCAGAACTGGCTCAACGACCACTCGGCCGGCTCGGGCCCCTACATGCTCGAGCGTTGGGACCGCAGCGCGCAGGTCGTGCTCGTCGCCAACCCCGAGTACCGTGCGCCGGGCCCCATCACGCGCGTGATCATGCGCTACATGCAGGAGTCGAACGCCCAGCGCACGGCCCTCGAGTCGGGCGAGATCGACATCGCCTGGGACTTCACCCCCGAGGCGTTCAAGGCCGCCGCGAGCAACCCGGACCTGAAGACCTACAACACCGACACCTTCCAGATGACCTACCTCGGCATGAACTCGGGCGAGGGCGCCAAGTTCGCCGACAACCGCGTGCGTGACGCCGTCCGGTACGCCGTCGACCAGCAGGCCATCATCGACGCCCTCCTCCTGGGCGGCGCCCGCCGCATGCAGACGATCGTCCCCGCCGGCCTGCTCGGCGCTGACACGCACATCTACTACGAGCGCGACGTCGAGAAGGCCAAGGCGCTGCTCGCGGAGGCGGGCGCCACCGGGCTCACCGTCGAGTTCCTCGTCTCGACCGGCGCCTGCGGCGGCGGCATCCCCTGCGCCGACCTGGCCGCCAAGATCCAGTCCGACCTCGCCGAGGCGGGCATCACCGCCAACATCAAGGCGACGGTCGACAGCGAGCTCTACACCATCTACCGCGCCCAGAAGGCCGAGCTCGTCCTGGCGGCCTGGAGCCCCGACTACCCCGACCCCGACGGCAACGCCACGCCGCTCTCGAGCTACGCCGCCAAGTCGATCGCCTGGCGCAACGTGTGGGACAACGCCGAGGCAGCCGCGCTCGCCGCCGAGGCCGCCACCACGATCGACGTGGCCAAGCGCACGGAGCTCTACGCGCAGCTGACCCGCCTCGTGGCCACCGAGGGCCCCTACGAGATGCTCTACCAGCCGTTCAAGCCGATCGTGACGTCGGCCAAGGTCGAGGGCTTCGAGCGCAGCGCCGGCGGCGACGTGGAGTTCGACCGGATCAGCAAGCTCCCGTAG
- a CDS encoding ABC transporter permease, protein MAAFLLRRLGSLVFVVWGVGFAAFFISQVVPADPAAAALGNNARPAQIAAYREKHGLDRPAWQQYLLYMRALATGDLGRSLRTGRPIVSDLKDFFPATLELTLGAMLFSLLLGIPFGILAAVKQDGPLDLGVRTLALVGGATPVYWLAILALQLFHAKLGWLPGPGRLDAYLLAPPRITGILTLDALVAGDWEVLGDALRHLLLPALVLGAFSTALVARMVRSAMLEVLSQDFVRTARAKGLPGGKVVMKHALRNAALPVLTVLGSLLGSLLTGAVLTETIFSWPGLGSYATASATALDFPAVMGVTLVAGLAYSLINLLVDVMYAVFDPRIAYS, encoded by the coding sequence GTGGCCGCGTTCCTTCTGAGGCGCCTCGGCTCCCTCGTCTTCGTCGTGTGGGGCGTGGGGTTCGCGGCCTTCTTCATCTCGCAGGTCGTGCCGGCCGACCCGGCCGCCGCTGCGCTCGGCAACAACGCCCGTCCCGCCCAGATCGCCGCCTACCGCGAGAAGCACGGGCTCGACCGGCCCGCCTGGCAGCAGTACCTGCTCTACATGCGCGCGCTCGCGACCGGCGACCTCGGCAGGTCGCTGCGCACCGGCCGCCCCATCGTCAGCGACCTGAAGGACTTCTTCCCCGCCACGCTCGAACTCACGCTCGGCGCGATGCTCTTCTCGCTGCTGCTCGGCATCCCGTTCGGGATCCTCGCGGCGGTCAAGCAGGACGGACCGCTCGACCTGGGGGTCAGGACCCTCGCCCTGGTGGGCGGCGCCACCCCCGTCTACTGGCTCGCCATCCTCGCGCTGCAGCTCTTCCACGCCAAGCTCGGCTGGCTGCCGGGCCCGGGGCGCCTCGACGCCTACCTGCTGGCGCCGCCGCGCATCACCGGCATCCTCACGCTCGACGCGCTGGTGGCGGGCGACTGGGAGGTGCTCGGCGACGCGCTCAGGCACCTGCTCCTGCCGGCCCTGGTGCTCGGCGCCTTCTCGACGGCGCTGGTGGCGCGCATGGTGCGTAGCGCCATGCTCGAGGTGTTGTCGCAGGACTTCGTGCGCACGGCCAGGGCCAAGGGCCTGCCCGGCGGCAAGGTCGTCATGAAACACGCGCTACGCAACGCGGCGCTCCCCGTCCTCACCGTGCTGGGTAGCCTGCTCGGCTCGCTCCTCACGGGCGCCGTCCTCACCGAGACCATCTTCTCGTGGCCCGGCCTCGGCTCGTACGCCACCGCCAGCGCCACGGCCCTCGACTTCCCGGCCGTGATGGGCGTGACGCTCGTGGCGGGTCTGGCGTATAGCCTCATCAACCTACTCGTGGACGTCATGTACGCCGTCTTCGACCCGAGGATCGCCTACTCGTGA
- a CDS encoding ABC transporter permease has protein sequence MTATTGGRRGALVRNKALRRFLRNPGTVVGSLLALALVLVALLAPYLAGDPLAQDLGARLQGPSAAHPFGTDQLGRDVMARVVHGSRISLLIGLTVVSVSLVVGGLVGLLAGLFGGVVDEVAMRITDIFFAFPALILAMAIAGALGPSLGNLMIAVAAVSWPYYARLIRAQVLSLKTLDFVDASRALGAGRWRQAFKHVLPNALTPLLVQASFDVGAAILTAAGLGFIGFGAQPPTPEWGAVVSETRSFIAEAPWASSAPALAILVTVLAFNLLGDGLRDVLDPRGRRH, from the coding sequence GTGACGGCGACGACCGGCGGGCGGCGCGGGGCGCTCGTTCGCAACAAGGCCCTGAGGCGCTTCCTCAGGAACCCTGGCACCGTCGTGGGTAGCCTCCTGGCCCTGGCCCTCGTGCTCGTCGCCCTCCTCGCGCCCTACCTCGCGGGCGACCCGCTGGCGCAGGACCTGGGCGCGCGCCTCCAAGGCCCGAGCGCCGCCCACCCGTTCGGCACCGATCAGCTGGGCCGCGACGTGATGGCGCGCGTGGTGCACGGCTCGCGCATCTCGCTCCTCATCGGCCTGACCGTGGTGAGCGTGTCGCTCGTCGTCGGTGGGCTGGTCGGACTCCTGGCGGGCCTGTTCGGCGGCGTCGTCGACGAGGTCGCCATGCGCATAACCGACATATTCTTCGCCTTCCCCGCCCTCATCCTCGCCATGGCCATCGCTGGCGCCCTCGGGCCCAGCCTCGGCAACCTCATGATCGCCGTCGCCGCCGTGTCGTGGCCGTACTACGCCCGGCTCATCCGGGCGCAGGTCTTGAGCCTGAAGACGCTCGACTTCGTCGACGCCTCCCGCGCCCTCGGCGCCGGTCGCTGGCGCCAGGCGTTCAAGCACGTACTGCCCAACGCCCTCACGCCGTTGCTCGTGCAGGCGAGCTTCGACGTCGGCGCCGCCATCCTCACGGCTGCCGGCCTCGGCTTCATCGGCTTCGGGGCGCAGCCGCCCACGCCGGAGTGGGGCGCGGTCGTGTCGGAGACGCGGTCGTTCATCGCCGAGGCGCCGTGGGCGTCGTCAGCGCCCGCCCTGGCCATCCTCGTGACCGTGCTGGCCTTCAACCTGCTCGGCGACGGCCTGCGCGACGTGCTCGACCCGCGCGGCCGCCGGCACTGA